The following are from one region of the Paenibacillus protaetiae genome:
- a CDS encoding 2-oxoglutarate dehydrogenase E1 component has product MNTDDWHDSPWSSYYGPNLGYVQEQYEQYLADPDSVNSTFRELFATWGAPPADFANAAAGSKAPSVPNDPAALKKVMEAHHLVLNIRRYGHLAADIYPLDEKRTTAKIDPATYGLTKQDLAAMPASLIWENAPLNITNGLQAVERLTEIYTNKTAYEFSHIQDESELHWLNQHAETSAESQVLTAAERTEVLDRLIQVEQFENYLHKTFAGQKRFSIEGVDMLVPAMDEIIRLSIQDGAENILVGMAHRGRLSVLAHVLKKPYAKILGEFYHPPLDITDPSELDANFGMSGDVKYHQGAVYNITDSGETKATITLANNPSHLEVVDPVVEGFTRAAQEDRSQPGFPKQDVSKAIAITVHGDAAFPGEGVVTETLNFNNLRGYTNGGTIHIITNNRIGFTTNSEDSRSTMYSSDVAKGFDIPIIHVNADDPDACIQAIRIAYEYRKQFKKDFVIDMIGYRRHGHNEGDDPEGTQPLVYSKVRKHPTVAALYANTLVSQKAVTEQQVAEMKRQSANQLQQAYEQMREEAAQGHHTHVPRMISELQAVTGVPLERLNEINQALLNRPEGFTEYPKLARILQRRGTMLNEGEKVDWGLGETLAFATILADGTPIRLTGQDSERGTFSHRHVILNDQITGEKFSPLHAIPQAKASFAIHNSPLTETAVLGFEYGYNVFSPETLVMWEAQFGDFANMAQSIFDQFIAAGESKWGQKSNLVVLLPHGFEGQGPEHSSARLERYLQMCAENNWTVANLSSSAQYFHLLRRQAAQLGTEHARPLILMTPKSLLRNPRAASPAAAFGEGSSFQPIVAQPGLGAEEKEVKRIVLCSGRIALDLEEALPAEGTEWLHIIRVEQLYPLPQNEIKAVFDRYKNVEEIVWVQEEPKNMGAWTYMEPRLRELAPKKAAVRYIGRPDRSSPAVGSADEHSVEQKWIINTALNGEAYVKGVKANV; this is encoded by the coding sequence ATGAACACCGATGATTGGCACGATTCCCCTTGGAGCAGCTATTATGGTCCCAATCTTGGCTATGTGCAAGAGCAATATGAACAATATCTAGCAGATCCGGATTCAGTCAATTCGACATTCCGTGAGCTTTTTGCGACATGGGGCGCTCCTCCGGCAGATTTTGCGAATGCTGCAGCAGGCTCCAAAGCGCCTTCCGTGCCAAATGATCCGGCAGCGCTGAAAAAAGTAATGGAAGCGCATCATTTGGTATTAAATATTCGCAGATACGGACATTTGGCGGCGGATATTTATCCTTTGGATGAGAAGCGCACGACTGCCAAAATCGATCCGGCTACTTACGGCTTAACCAAACAGGATCTGGCGGCTATGCCTGCATCGCTTATTTGGGAGAATGCGCCGCTTAACATTACGAACGGCCTGCAAGCCGTCGAGCGGCTTACGGAAATTTATACGAACAAGACTGCATATGAATTTTCACATATTCAAGATGAATCGGAGCTTCATTGGCTTAATCAACATGCTGAAACTTCCGCCGAATCTCAAGTGTTAACTGCGGCAGAACGGACTGAAGTGCTGGACCGCCTTATTCAAGTCGAGCAGTTTGAGAACTACTTGCATAAAACGTTTGCCGGCCAAAAACGCTTCTCTATCGAAGGCGTGGATATGCTCGTTCCGGCCATGGACGAGATTATCCGTTTATCCATTCAGGACGGGGCCGAAAACATACTGGTCGGCATGGCTCACCGCGGGCGGCTCAGCGTGCTTGCGCATGTGCTGAAAAAGCCATACGCCAAAATACTAGGCGAATTTTATCATCCGCCTCTTGATATAACAGATCCAAGCGAACTGGACGCCAACTTCGGGATGTCCGGCGACGTGAAATACCATCAAGGCGCAGTGTATAACATAACGGATAGCGGCGAGACCAAAGCAACCATCACGCTCGCCAACAACCCAAGCCACCTGGAAGTGGTGGATCCGGTTGTAGAGGGCTTTACGCGCGCAGCGCAGGAAGACCGCTCGCAGCCTGGTTTTCCAAAGCAGGATGTCAGCAAAGCGATTGCGATTACCGTCCACGGCGACGCAGCTTTCCCTGGCGAAGGCGTTGTAACGGAAACGCTCAACTTCAACAATCTGCGCGGCTATACGAACGGCGGGACGATTCATATTATTACGAATAACCGGATCGGCTTTACGACCAATTCCGAGGATTCCCGTTCCACCATGTATTCCAGCGATGTGGCAAAAGGTTTCGATATTCCGATTATCCACGTTAACGCGGATGACCCGGATGCGTGCATCCAAGCTATTCGGATTGCCTATGAATACCGGAAGCAATTCAAAAAAGATTTTGTCATCGACATGATCGGCTACCGTCGTCACGGCCATAACGAAGGGGATGACCCTGAAGGCACGCAGCCGCTTGTTTACAGCAAAGTCCGCAAGCATCCTACCGTTGCGGCTCTTTATGCCAACACGCTGGTTAGCCAAAAGGCGGTTACGGAACAGCAGGTAGCCGAAATGAAACGGCAATCGGCAAATCAGCTTCAGCAGGCTTACGAGCAAATGCGCGAAGAAGCGGCGCAAGGGCATCACACGCATGTTCCGCGCATGATTTCGGAGCTGCAGGCTGTCACAGGCGTACCGCTTGAACGCCTGAATGAAATCAATCAGGCGCTGCTGAACCGTCCGGAAGGATTTACGGAATATCCGAAGCTGGCCCGTATTTTGCAGCGCCGCGGCACGATGCTGAACGAAGGCGAGAAGGTTGACTGGGGCCTTGGCGAGACGCTTGCTTTTGCAACGATTCTGGCAGACGGCACGCCAATCCGCTTAACCGGCCAAGATTCGGAACGCGGCACATTCTCTCACCGCCATGTGATCTTGAACGATCAAATTACTGGCGAGAAATTTTCGCCGCTGCATGCTATTCCGCAAGCGAAAGCTTCGTTTGCGATCCATAACAGCCCGCTCACGGAAACGGCCGTTTTGGGATTTGAATACGGCTATAACGTATTTTCGCCTGAAACACTTGTGATGTGGGAAGCGCAGTTCGGCGACTTTGCCAACATGGCGCAAAGCATTTTCGACCAGTTTATTGCTGCAGGCGAATCGAAATGGGGACAAAAATCGAACCTTGTCGTATTGCTGCCGCATGGGTTTGAAGGCCAAGGGCCGGAGCACTCCAGCGCTCGTCTGGAACGGTATTTGCAAATGTGCGCAGAGAATAACTGGACTGTCGCTAACCTGTCGAGCTCAGCGCAATATTTCCACCTGCTCAGAAGACAGGCGGCTCAGCTAGGCACCGAACACGCTCGTCCGCTTATTCTGATGACGCCAAAAAGCTTGCTCCGCAACCCGCGTGCGGCTTCGCCGGCAGCGGCGTTTGGCGAAGGCTCGTCATTCCAGCCGATCGTGGCTCAGCCTGGACTCGGCGCAGAGGAAAAAGAAGTGAAACGTATCGTTTTGTGCTCAGGACGGATTGCGCTTGATCTGGAAGAAGCGCTGCCGGCAGAAGGAACGGAATGGCTGCACATCATCCGCGTCGAACAGCTTTATCCGCTGCCGCAAAATGAAATAAAAGCGGTATTCGACCGTTACAAAAATGTGGAAGAAATTGTATGGGTACAAGAAGAGCCTAAAAATATGGGCGCCTGGACGTATATGGAACCGCGCCTGCGCGAGCTTGCGCCTAAAAAAGCGGCTGTCCGTTATATCGGCCGTCCGGATCGTTCCAGTCCGGCAGTAGGTTCGGCTGACGAGCATAGCGTTGAACAAAAATGGATCATTAACACAGCATTAAACGGTGAAGCATACGTCAAGGGGGTTAAAGCAAATGTCTGA